In the Actinomycetes bacterium genome, one interval contains:
- a CDS encoding YbaN family protein — translation MKYVALSSGTLFLSIGVVGIFLPILPTTPFLLLSAACYAKGSRKFYNWLLNHRILGKYIKDYREKRGIEARAKLVALILLWATILSSAIFATSIIWVRIILVLVAIGVTVHLLRLKTL, via the coding sequence TAAGTATAGGGGTGGTAGGAATTTTTTTACCAATTTTACCCACTACCCCGTTTCTGCTGTTGTCTGCAGCCTGCTATGCAAAGGGATCCAGAAAATTCTACAACTGGCTGCTGAACCACAGAATCCTGGGTAAATATATTAAGGATTACAGAGAGAAAAGGGGTATTGAAGCCAGGGCCAAGCTAGTTGCTCTTATACTGTTGTGGGCAACCATTTTAAGCTCTGCAATTTTTGCTACCAGTATTATATGGGTTAGAATAATACTGGTATTAGTAGCCATTGGAGTAACCGTTCATCTGCTCAGATTAAAAACCCTGTAA